The following coding sequences are from one uncultured Cohaesibacter sp. window:
- a CDS encoding GNAT family N-acetyltransferase, with protein MNYALIRSATDKDGSGIGALIAAIFADYDNCHYIDAEFPELEHPASYYAAMGGQIWVAEQDGEIVGSLAVSESLTPGLFELHKVYVAKKARGQGLAWSMFNLATDLVDSRGGNAIRLWSDSRFHEGHAFYEKIGFEKVPVDRFLGDYSNSWEYGYRLQAQDAD; from the coding sequence ATGAATTATGCTCTTATCCGCTCTGCAACCGATAAAGACGGCTCAGGGATCGGCGCTCTGATCGCGGCCATTTTCGCCGATTATGACAACTGTCATTATATCGATGCGGAATTCCCCGAATTGGAGCATCCGGCCAGCTATTATGCGGCTATGGGTGGGCAAATCTGGGTAGCCGAACAGGATGGCGAAATCGTTGGTTCGCTGGCCGTTTCGGAGTCACTCACGCCCGGTTTGTTCGAACTGCACAAGGTTTATGTGGCCAAGAAGGCCCGTGGACAGGGGCTTGCGTGGTCCATGTTCAATCTGGCAACAGATCTGGTCGACAGTCGCGGGGGTAACGCCATTCGCCTGTGGAGCGACTCGCGATTTCATGAAGGCCACGCCTTCTATGAGAAGATCGGTTTTGAAAAAGTGCCGGTAGACCGTTTTCTGGGCGACTATTCCAACAGCTGGGAATATGGCTATCGCCTTCAAGCGCAGGACGCAGACTGA
- a CDS encoding sigma-54 dependent transcriptional regulator — translation MSSGPADLNSVRIAVVSSDPAFRRMINDQLAQLLEEKLKQPCDIQMFDDKAPTSFLMEPACALITFEGEEELQVLSRLASRHPNMLLLALSNNGSVSRAVASMQAGAHDFIARPISAEVLSSRMSEMIAQHRPAPQSDILVSQHKSAVSGHNGPTGFTVADQSADFEIMRDFEGFIGKSSAMQGVYDQIMRIAGSKAPVFITGESGTGKEVCAQALHARSSRSSGPFIAINCSAIPADLMESEVFGHVRGAFTSANDDRKGAAEMADGGTLFLDEIGEMPLDLQAKLLRLIQTGTLRRVGSNQEISLNIRFIAATNRDPLEEVRAGRFREDLFYRMHVLPIHLPPLRDRTGDIVPLAKSFLIQYAREEGKGFHIFSTEAEHMLSAYRWPGNVRQLQNTIRRLTVMYDGAVVEPDHLPDLLRSDESFEQDLDRAISDLRQMGVAMSEAIQPFWQQEKQIIEGALSHFDGNISRAAAALEISPSTIYRKRMSWAHKETA, via the coding sequence ATGTCATCAGGACCTGCGGATCTTAATTCTGTCCGCATTGCAGTCGTTAGTTCTGATCCCGCATTTCGCCGCATGATCAATGATCAACTGGCTCAGTTGCTTGAAGAAAAGCTCAAGCAGCCTTGCGACATTCAGATGTTTGACGACAAAGCCCCGACCAGCTTCCTTATGGAGCCGGCCTGCGCCCTCATTACGTTTGAAGGCGAAGAAGAGCTTCAGGTCCTGTCACGTCTGGCAAGCCGCCACCCGAACATGCTGCTTTTGGCGCTCAGCAACAATGGCTCGGTTTCCCGTGCGGTTGCTTCGATGCAGGCTGGCGCGCATGATTTCATTGCCCGCCCCATTTCCGCCGAGGTGCTTAGCAGCCGGATGAGCGAAATGATTGCTCAGCACCGCCCTGCCCCTCAGAGCGATATCCTTGTTTCTCAGCATAAAAGCGCTGTCAGCGGCCACAATGGCCCGACCGGTTTTACTGTTGCAGACCAATCGGCAGATTTCGAGATCATGCGTGACTTCGAGGGTTTCATCGGCAAATCTTCCGCCATGCAAGGGGTCTATGACCAGATCATGCGCATTGCCGGATCGAAAGCCCCGGTTTTCATCACGGGCGAATCTGGCACCGGCAAGGAAGTGTGCGCTCAGGCGCTGCATGCCCGCTCTTCGCGCAGCTCCGGCCCGTTCATTGCCATCAACTGTAGCGCCATTCCGGCCGACTTGATGGAATCGGAAGTCTTCGGCCATGTGCGCGGTGCGTTCACCAGCGCCAACGACGACCGCAAGGGAGCCGCAGAGATGGCCGACGGCGGCACTCTGTTCCTTGACGAAATCGGCGAAATGCCCCTCGATCTGCAAGCCAAGTTGCTCCGCCTCATTCAGACCGGCACACTGCGCCGGGTAGGCAGCAATCAGGAAATCTCGCTTAACATCCGCTTTATCGCCGCAACCAATCGCGACCCTCTAGAGGAAGTGCGCGCAGGCCGGTTCCGGGAAGATCTGTTCTACCGCATGCATGTGCTGCCGATCCATCTGCCGCCACTCAGAGACCGCACGGGGGATATTGTCCCTCTGGCGAAAAGCTTCCTCATCCAGTATGCGCGGGAAGAAGGCAAGGGGTTCCACATTTTCAGCACAGAAGCAGAGCATATGCTCTCGGCCTATCGCTGGCCGGGCAATGTGCGCCAATTGCAGAATACGATCCGACGCCTGACGGTGATGTATGATGGCGCGGTTGTTGAACCGGACCACCTGCCGGACCTGTTGCGCAGCGATGAAAGCTTCGAGCAGGATCTGGATCGCGCAATCAGTGATCTGCGCCAAATGGGCGTTGCGATGTCTGAGGCAATCCAGCCTTTTTGGCAGCAGGAAAAACAGATCATTGAAGGGGCGCTCAGTCATTTTGACGGCAACATTTCTCGCGCCGCAGCGGCGCTGGAGATCAGCCCCTCCACCATTTATCGGAAACGCATGAGCTGGGCTCACAAAGAAACAGCCTGA
- a CDS encoding heavy-metal-associated domain-containing protein, producing the protein MITLNVKEMACGGCVKSVTEAVKSIDSAAEVDASLETGEVKVQSGANPEAIRSAIEEAGFPAALA; encoded by the coding sequence ATGATCACATTGAATGTAAAGGAAATGGCCTGCGGTGGTTGCGTCAAATCCGTAACCGAAGCGGTCAAGAGCATTGATTCCGCTGCTGAAGTGGACGCAAGCCTTGAAACGGGCGAAGTGAAGGTGCAGTCCGGTGCCAACCCGGAAGCCATCCGCAGCGCCATCGAAGAAGCAGGCTTCCCGGCAGCTCTCGCCTGA
- a CDS encoding patatin-like phospholipase family protein, with protein sequence MSDKTVAVAFGGGGARGISHVWVMQALDELGVRPVALSGTSIGSLASACYASGMSGLELHDYLQDLFSNTGEVLSRFWKHRPKSFTELFSLQNPVANWAQFDPLWMVETFLPPEVKQDFASLTVPAHFCASNYFTGQEVVFSTGELRPALAASIAIPALFRPIEIDGQLLIDGGCVNPMPIDHVRPLADIVIGVDVVGLPQRPNGDKIGAFEMGFGATQILMQTIQREKMRHDKVDILVRPKVDNFRPLDFLKTADILKASEDTKDEVKQSLSLLLER encoded by the coding sequence ATGAGCGATAAAACGGTAGCCGTGGCGTTTGGAGGTGGCGGAGCGCGGGGCATCTCCCATGTCTGGGTCATGCAGGCGCTTGACGAGTTGGGCGTCAGACCGGTTGCCCTGTCGGGAACCTCCATCGGCTCGCTGGCCTCTGCCTGCTATGCCTCCGGCATGTCCGGGCTGGAGCTGCACGATTATTTGCAGGATTTGTTCAGCAACACAGGCGAAGTGCTCTCCCGCTTCTGGAAGCATCGTCCCAAGAGCTTTACAGAATTGTTCTCTCTTCAGAACCCCGTCGCCAACTGGGCCCAGTTCGATCCCTTGTGGATGGTGGAAACCTTTCTGCCCCCCGAGGTCAAACAGGATTTTGCGTCGCTGACGGTCCCTGCCCATTTCTGCGCGTCGAATTATTTTACCGGTCAGGAGGTCGTCTTCAGCACCGGAGAACTGAGACCGGCCCTTGCTGCGTCTATTGCCATTCCGGCTCTGTTTCGCCCCATCGAAATAGACGGCCAGCTGCTCATCGATGGTGGCTGCGTCAATCCCATGCCCATTGATCATGTCCGCCCGCTGGCGGATATCGTTATCGGCGTGGATGTGGTTGGCCTGCCGCAAAGGCCGAATGGCGACAAGATCGGGGCCTTTGAAATGGGGTTTGGGGCAACGCAAATTCTTATGCAGACCATCCAGCGCGAGAAGATGCGCCATGACAAGGTGGATATTCTGGTGCGCCCGAAGGTGGATAATTTCCGCCCGCTTGATTTTCTCAAAACCGCAGACATTCTCAAGGCGAGCGAGGATACCAAGGACGAGGTCAAACAAAGCTTGTCGCTATTGCTCGAGCGCTGA
- a CDS encoding DUF6101 family protein: protein MRRQENQKYTEAISYQTVGAARIDPHNLAKYFRSGEIRSKASKLTGIDEAELFGTNVPGIVQIKSDQVLVECNLSCGLPLLVRVPISYYKGVGARFVVGKREGNPLICILELIHDDPNLTLPLMVSTDLEDAAVDWQSWSKRYHLPMLHKPLGSQGYDIVANDVGSLSELIAGPQQPRRPHAQFAIRRPRFLTRRKVGHFTATMPRYKEREIIARN, encoded by the coding sequence GTGAGGCGTCAAGAAAATCAGAAATACACGGAAGCCATTTCCTACCAAACAGTGGGGGCTGCTCGCATAGACCCCCACAATTTGGCCAAATATTTTCGGTCTGGCGAAATCAGGTCCAAGGCATCCAAGCTGACGGGCATTGATGAAGCCGAGCTATTTGGCACAAATGTACCGGGCATCGTTCAGATCAAGTCCGATCAGGTTTTGGTAGAATGCAATCTAAGCTGTGGTTTGCCACTGCTCGTGCGCGTACCCATTTCCTATTATAAAGGTGTCGGCGCACGCTTTGTGGTCGGTAAACGCGAAGGCAATCCGCTCATTTGCATCCTTGAACTGATCCATGACGACCCAAATCTGACCCTGCCATTGATGGTAAGCACAGATTTGGAAGATGCTGCCGTGGACTGGCAAAGCTGGTCCAAGCGTTATCACCTTCCGATGCTGCACAAGCCCCTGGGCTCACAAGGGTATGATATTGTTGCCAATGATGTCGGCTCGCTCTCGGAGCTGATCGCAGGCCCGCAACAACCGCGCCGCCCTCATGCACAATTTGCGATCCGTCGCCCCCGTTTTCTAACTCGCCGCAAGGTGGGACACTTTACTGCAACCATGCCTCGCTACAAAGAGCGCGAAATTATCGCCAGAAACTGA